Proteins encoded together in one Nostoc sp. PCC 7524 window:
- the mutL gene encoding DNA mismatch repair endonuclease MutL, producing the protein MASTIQALPQEVVYLITAGEVIDSFAAVVRELVENALDAGATRIIVSLWPQQWRIRVADNGCGMDLDDLQQAAAAHSTSKIRSSDDLWKINSLGFRGEALHSLANLADLEIFSRSADGNVGWRVVYGDGGKAMQVEATAIAPGTVVTVSNLFANCAARRQGLPPAAQQMKAVQATIQNIALCHPQVTWQVWQDDRQWFTISKAATVGQLLPQLLPQVRQGDLQELTLEISNPEKSPLPTPYSLLTLVVGLPDRCHRHRPDWVRVAINGRMVKSPELEQTILAAFHKTLPRDRYPICFLHLAISPDQINWNRNPAKTEIYLNELSYWQEQITQAINQALRLSSANLKESVHTTRVSQLLKAAEEKGNYNVNPQNSPLPTSHSLKAVAQVSNTYIVAEHPGGMWLVEQHIAHERVLYEQLCDHWQFVPVEPPIILYQLTPAQVAQLQRIGLDIEPFGEQLWAVRNLPAMLQHREDCADAIVELSWGGDLQTAQVAVACRSAIRNGTPMSLPEMQKLLDDWQRTRNPRTCPHGRPIYLSLDESSLSRFFRRHWVIGKSHGI; encoded by the coding sequence ATGGCATCTACTATCCAAGCTTTACCTCAAGAAGTCGTATATCTCATTACCGCCGGTGAAGTCATCGACTCTTTCGCGGCTGTGGTGCGGGAATTGGTGGAAAATGCTTTAGATGCAGGTGCGACAAGAATTATAGTTTCTCTGTGGCCACAACAGTGGCGTATCCGTGTGGCAGATAATGGTTGCGGCATGGATTTAGATGATTTGCAACAAGCCGCAGCAGCTCACAGCACCAGTAAAATTCGTTCTAGTGATGATTTGTGGAAAATTAATAGTTTGGGATTTCGGGGTGAGGCGTTACATAGTTTAGCTAATTTAGCAGATTTAGAGATTTTCAGCCGTTCCGCAGATGGAAATGTAGGATGGCGGGTTGTGTATGGTGATGGGGGGAAAGCTATGCAAGTAGAAGCCACAGCGATCGCTCCTGGTACAGTGGTGACAGTCTCGAATTTATTTGCCAATTGTGCAGCCCGTCGTCAAGGTTTACCTCCGGCAGCCCAGCAAATGAAAGCTGTACAAGCCACAATTCAAAACATCGCCCTGTGTCATCCTCAAGTCACTTGGCAAGTTTGGCAAGATGATCGCCAATGGTTTACCATCTCAAAAGCCGCTACAGTTGGACAACTCCTACCCCAACTTTTACCCCAAGTCCGACAAGGCGACTTACAAGAACTAACCCTGGAAATCTCCAATCCAGAAAAATCCCCACTCCCCACTCCCTACTCCCTACTCACCTTAGTAGTAGGCTTACCAGATAGATGTCATCGCCATCGTCCCGATTGGGTGCGGGTAGCGATTAACGGACGGATGGTGAAATCACCAGAATTAGAACAGACAATTTTGGCAGCATTTCACAAAACACTACCACGCGATCGCTATCCTATTTGTTTTCTCCATCTTGCCATTTCCCCCGACCAAATTAACTGGAATCGCAACCCCGCTAAAACCGAAATTTACCTCAACGAATTGAGTTATTGGCAAGAACAAATCACCCAAGCCATTAACCAAGCCCTGCGTTTAAGTTCTGCCAACCTCAAAGAATCAGTCCACACCACCAGAGTCAGTCAATTACTCAAAGCCGCCGAAGAAAAAGGTAATTACAACGTTAATCCTCAAAACTCCCCACTCCCCACTTCCCACTCCCTCAAAGCCGTTGCCCAAGTCAGCAATACCTACATCGTTGCCGAACATCCTGGGGGAATGTGGTTAGTAGAACAGCATATTGCCCATGAGCGAGTATTGTATGAGCAATTATGTGACCACTGGCAATTTGTCCCAGTAGAACCACCAATTATTCTTTATCAATTAACACCAGCCCAAGTTGCTCAACTGCAACGCATCGGTTTAGATATCGAACCCTTTGGCGAACAACTGTGGGCAGTGCGTAACCTTCCCGCCATGTTGCAGCACAGAGAAGATTGTGCTGACGCAATTGTAGAACTGAGTTGGGGCGGCGACTTACAAACCGCCCAAGTTGCCGTTGCTTGTCGCAGTGCTATTCGTAACGGGACACCGATGAGTTTACCAGAAATGCAAAAATTACTAGATGATTGGCAACGCACCCGCAACCCCCGCACCTGTCCCCACGGTCGCCCGATTTATTTATCATTAGATGAGTCGTCTTTATCTCGATTTTTCCGCCGTCACTGGGTAATCGGCAAAAGTCACGGTATCTGA
- a CDS encoding sensor histidine kinase: MKFDSVPLVDKLRATLGRMEVALGTIIDAITWTDENGKINWSNATFDNLVARTRFQVLGANLVDLLPLSRHGEVVPENLHPVARALKHQLNATEVYEFQRLEKKLILEVSWAYVQIQGGNPSAVLVLRDITERQKAEEELKQHREKLQELVEARTAELVAANKRLKKAQVQLVQTEKMSSLGQLVAGIAHEINNPVNFIYANLGYIQKYTQDVLHLLSLYQDFVAHPPANILQQIQEIELDFLLEDLPKILSSVEVGAERIRQIVLSLRTFSRLDEAELKKVDIHEGIESTLVILAHRLQGNEESPGINVIKQYGNLPLVYCYAGQINQVFMNIISNAIDAIEEYNSDRSITNNPERQNIITICTEFIASDWISIRIADNGAGIPESVKPYLFDPFFTTKPVGKGTGLGLSISYQIIVEQHQGKIRCNSEIGKGTELVIEIPINISLY, translated from the coding sequence GTGAAATTTGATTCAGTCCCCTTAGTTGATAAGCTACGAGCCACATTAGGCAGAATGGAGGTGGCACTTGGTACTATTATTGATGCCATCACTTGGACTGATGAAAATGGCAAAATCAATTGGTCAAATGCAACTTTTGATAATTTAGTGGCACGAACTCGTTTTCAAGTTCTTGGTGCTAACCTTGTGGACTTACTACCACTCAGCAGACATGGTGAAGTCGTTCCAGAAAATTTACACCCAGTTGCTCGCGCTTTAAAACATCAATTAAATGCTACTGAAGTCTACGAGTTTCAGAGATTAGAAAAAAAATTAATTTTAGAAGTTTCTTGGGCTTACGTGCAGATTCAAGGGGGAAACCCTAGTGCAGTTTTAGTTTTACGTGATATAACTGAACGACAAAAAGCTGAAGAAGAACTCAAGCAACATCGAGAAAAATTACAAGAATTGGTTGAGGCACGAACTGCGGAGTTAGTTGCAGCTAATAAACGCCTCAAAAAAGCTCAAGTGCAGTTGGTGCAAACTGAAAAAATGTCTAGTTTAGGACAACTGGTTGCTGGTATTGCCCATGAGATTAATAACCCAGTGAATTTTATCTATGCCAATCTGGGCTATATCCAAAAGTATACTCAAGATGTTTTGCATCTCTTAAGCCTTTACCAAGATTTTGTTGCTCATCCTCCGGCAAATATTCTGCAACAAATTCAGGAAATTGAACTAGATTTTTTACTAGAAGATTTACCCAAAATTTTATCTTCAGTCGAGGTTGGTGCTGAACGTATCCGACAAATTGTGTTGTCTTTACGTACTTTTTCACGATTAGATGAAGCAGAACTGAAAAAAGTCGATATTCATGAAGGCATTGAAAGCACTCTAGTTATCTTGGCCCATCGTTTACAAGGTAATGAAGAGTCGCCAGGTATTAACGTGATTAAACAATATGGCAATTTACCTTTGGTATATTGCTATGCTGGACAAATTAATCAGGTATTCATGAATATTATTAGTAATGCGATTGATGCTATAGAAGAATACAATAGCGATCGCTCGATAACAAACAACCCAGAACGTCAGAATATAATTACTATTTGTACAGAATTTATAGCTTCTGATTGGATATCTATCCGCATTGCTGACAATGGTGCAGGGATACCAGAGAGTGTGAAGCCCTACTTATTTGACCCTTTTTTTACTACTAAACCAGTTGGTAAGGGTACAGGTTTAGGTTTATCGATTAGCTATCAAATCATTGTTGAGCAGCATCAAGGGAAAATTCGGTGTAATTCCGAAATTGGTAAGGGTACAGAATTAGTGATAGAAATCCCCATCAACATATCTTTATACTGA
- a CDS encoding PAS domain S-box protein: MKTLQQMKAEIDLPVLMTDNQGLIIYVNDAFQFVFGWTEAEIIGQTLEAVIPSSFHDSHHLGFSRFAMTEQPTVLNHPLQLKAVRSDGSEIDAEHFITAEKQEGEWIFGAILRPL; the protein is encoded by the coding sequence ATGAAAACACTCCAACAGATGAAGGCTGAAATCGATTTACCAGTCCTGATGACTGATAACCAAGGTTTAATTATCTATGTAAACGATGCTTTTCAATTTGTGTTTGGCTGGACAGAGGCAGAAATCATTGGCCAAACCTTAGAAGCCGTAATTCCCAGCAGTTTCCATGATTCCCATCATCTAGGCTTTTCTCGCTTTGCCATGACTGAACAGCCTACTGTTCTCAATCATCCACTACAACTGAAAGCTGTCAGGAGTGATGGCAGCGAAATTGATGCAGAACATTTCATTACAGCAGAAAAACAGGAAGGGGAATGGATTTTTGGTGCTATACTCCGTCCTTTATAG
- a CDS encoding tetratricopeptide repeat protein yields the protein MTQTFNQVKEWEERRDEASNYYKQGKFQQSLNLATANLRLARAIPDKAREGHTLNDIGLAYLGCCLFQQALDSFHQALAVAVELGNLQAEATALSNLGSTYGRLGKLSQALEYLEKSAQLFRELQDTPGEVATLNDVALIYVRLGEPKRSLLLQNQILAMRRLLGDFSGEATTLNGIGYAYTVLGEHEKALEFMQTALPIQKATKNVVGQAITLNNIASIYIDTGKPQQALLTYHQVLLSRRASGDRSGEANTLNNIGFTYNKLGSHRKALKFFKQALAMYEELGDVLGEISSLLNMGSVYVITKRKKLARSCYLNAQQLAEQVEDKSLLEKVKQFMDAL from the coding sequence ATGACGCAAACTTTCAATCAAGTCAAAGAGTGGGAAGAACGTCGTGATGAAGCAAGTAACTACTACAAGCAGGGAAAGTTTCAACAATCTTTGAATTTGGCAACCGCCAATTTACGATTAGCAAGGGCGATCCCAGATAAAGCTAGAGAAGGTCATACATTAAATGACATTGGTTTAGCTTATCTGGGTTGTTGCTTATTTCAGCAAGCATTAGATTCTTTCCATCAGGCTTTAGCTGTTGCAGTTGAGCTTGGTAACTTACAAGCAGAAGCCACAGCATTGAGCAATCTAGGTTCTACCTATGGCCGTTTAGGGAAACTTTCCCAGGCTTTGGAGTATCTGGAGAAATCAGCACAACTGTTTCGAGAATTGCAAGATACCCCAGGCGAAGTTGCTACCCTCAATGATGTAGCACTAATTTACGTCAGGTTGGGTGAACCAAAGCGATCGCTATTGCTACAAAACCAAATTTTAGCGATGCGGCGATTATTGGGAGACTTTTCCGGTGAGGCTACAACTTTAAATGGTATTGGATATGCTTACACCGTCTTGGGTGAGCATGAAAAAGCCCTAGAATTTATGCAAACAGCACTGCCAATTCAAAAAGCTACTAAGAATGTAGTAGGTCAAGCCATCACCTTGAATAATATCGCCTCTATTTATATAGATACAGGAAAACCCCAACAAGCACTATTGACCTATCATCAAGTCCTGTTATCACGGCGGGCATCAGGCGATCGCTCAGGCGAGGCCAACACCCTCAACAATATAGGTTTTACGTACAATAAGTTAGGCAGTCATCGCAAGGCACTAAAATTTTTTAAACAAGCCTTGGCAATGTATGAAGAACTAGGAGATGTCCTCGGAGAAATTTCCTCTTTGCTGAACATGGGTAGCGTTTATGTGATTACCAAACGCAAAAAACTAGCGCGATCGTGCTATCTCAATGCCCAACAATTAGCAGAACAAGTTGAAGATAAATCACTGCTAGAAAAGGTAAAGCAGTTTATGGATGCGTTGTAA
- a CDS encoding rhodanese-like domain-containing protein, whose product MSNNLVADAQELKLRLEWGQPGFTIVDVRDRHAYNQGHITGAIQIPVDELAQKANTALHKGRLIYVYGDNEEQSARAVYILRAAGFIDAFEIKGGFHAWKSIGGATEGLAA is encoded by the coding sequence ATGAGTAATAACTTAGTAGCTGATGCACAAGAATTAAAGTTACGTTTGGAATGGGGTCAACCTGGTTTTACAATTGTTGATGTGCGCGATCGCCACGCATACAATCAAGGCCACATCACAGGGGCAATCCAAATTCCCGTCGATGAATTGGCACAAAAAGCCAACACTGCTTTACACAAGGGTCGTCTGATTTACGTCTATGGCGACAATGAAGAACAATCAGCCCGTGCAGTATACATCTTACGAGCAGCTGGTTTTATTGATGCCTTTGAAATTAAGGGCGGTTTTCATGCCTGGAAGTCAATCGGTGGCGCTACAGAAGGTCTTGCAGCATAA
- a CDS encoding 2OG-Fe(II) oxygenase — MNKTLHKIKSRILRNIYEIPLLKYQNDMAYLKAIAKHIPNLPILSNTDIDIVKQLKSEGVAITSLEQLNIASHPQFFQAAENLMPKIPPSITGDQNEFVVHANAQQMLEHPEIFLWGLEQRLLNIVENYLGLPVAYHGAYFRRDIANQLEQGSRLWHIDKEDRKVIKIIVYLNDVDEYTGPFQYIPNYLTSEVVKDLNYKSGYICDQRMQEIISPEKYQSCTGTTGTVIFAATGSIFHRGKPPIKSDRFAIFFDYTSRRRQQLFYTTSAITHEYLLKEFKHISAQQQEYIFWQK; from the coding sequence ATGAATAAAACATTGCATAAAATTAAAAGCAGAATTTTAAGAAATATTTATGAAATACCATTATTGAAATATCAAAATGACATGGCTTATCTCAAAGCCATAGCAAAACATATCCCCAATCTACCCATACTTTCAAACACTGACATCGATATAGTTAAACAACTCAAATCTGAAGGAGTAGCAATTACCTCTTTAGAACAATTAAATATTGCCTCTCATCCGCAATTCTTCCAAGCAGCAGAAAACTTGATGCCCAAAATTCCACCAAGTATTACTGGTGATCAAAATGAATTTGTAGTTCATGCTAACGCCCAGCAAATGCTTGAGCATCCAGAAATTTTCTTATGGGGATTAGAACAACGTTTACTCAATATAGTAGAAAATTATCTAGGTTTACCAGTAGCCTATCATGGTGCATATTTTCGTAGAGATATCGCCAATCAATTAGAACAAGGCTCAAGACTATGGCACATAGATAAAGAAGACCGTAAAGTAATAAAAATTATAGTTTATCTCAATGATGTTGATGAATATACAGGGCCATTTCAATACATTCCCAATTATTTAACATCAGAAGTAGTGAAAGATTTGAATTATAAATCTGGTTATATTTGCGATCAAAGAATGCAAGAAATTATATCACCAGAAAAATATCAATCATGTACAGGAACAACTGGCACAGTTATTTTTGCTGCCACTGGTAGTATATTCCATCGAGGTAAACCACCAATAAAATCAGATAGATTCGCGATATTTTTCGATTATACTTCTCGCAGAAGACAACAATTATTTTATACAACTTCTGCCATAACACATGAATACTTACTCAAAGAATTTAAGCATATTTCTGCGCAACAACAAGAATATATATTCTGGCAGAAATAG
- a CDS encoding DUF3800 domain-containing protein, with protein MAYFLFVDESGQDHRESPYEVLAGVAVEDRDLWNLVKALQEAELRYFGMSYSTNSRELKAKKLLNKKTYRLANQLPLFPEDQCRSLAKQCLENGVAATRDSLTALAQAKLAYVREAFNICSRFRCRVFASIIDRNSPSPNALHLRKDYAYLFERFFYFLEDKDTSLSGIIVFDELEKSQSHILIEQMDRYFKYTARGKRRAGQIIPEPFFVHSDLTTGIQLADLSAYIASWNVRFEGMNEPRRSELDDLTEQLLGLRYRAIREVDGNPNYPVWSFAVITDLRAREDRTEI; from the coding sequence ATGGCATATTTTCTGTTTGTAGATGAAAGTGGTCAAGACCATAGAGAGTCTCCCTACGAGGTGCTTGCAGGAGTTGCAGTAGAAGATCGTGATCTTTGGAATTTAGTGAAAGCTTTGCAGGAAGCAGAACTACGTTATTTTGGAATGAGCTACAGTACCAACAGCCGTGAGTTAAAAGCTAAAAAGCTGTTGAATAAAAAGACTTATAGACTTGCTAATCAACTCCCCCTCTTTCCAGAAGATCAATGTCGTAGTCTGGCAAAACAGTGTCTTGAGAATGGGGTGGCAGCAACTAGAGATTCACTAACTGCATTAGCGCAAGCCAAGCTTGCATATGTTCGCGAGGCATTCAATATTTGCTCACGCTTTCGGTGTAGAGTATTTGCAAGCATTATCGATAGAAATTCACCTAGTCCTAATGCTCTACATCTCCGCAAAGATTATGCTTACTTGTTTGAACGTTTTTTCTACTTTTTAGAAGATAAAGATACATCCCTGTCTGGAATTATTGTTTTTGATGAGCTAGAAAAAAGTCAGAGCCATATTCTGATTGAACAGATGGACAGATACTTCAAATATACTGCAAGAGGAAAACGTCGGGCAGGTCAAATAATTCCCGAACCTTTCTTTGTACACAGCGACTTAACCACAGGTATACAGCTTGCAGATTTGTCCGCTTACATTGCCTCTTGGAATGTACGTTTTGAAGGAATGAATGAACCAAGGCGTTCAGAATTAGATGATTTGACTGAACAGTTGCTTGGGCTTAGGTACCGTGCTATTCGAGAAGTAGACGGAAATCCAAATTACCCGGTGTGGAGCTTTGCAGTAATTACAGATTTGCGTGCAAGGGAAGACAGGACTGAAATTTAA
- a CDS encoding transglycosylase domain-containing protein — translation MSSGNHLKNEESTNEHLPPKRLVKVRQLLHQMSSATSGIMGRFSSRERPIYRRVWFWAGLSVGGGIIAVSYFISTIDQTLPDKSELQAVIREQTLTIKAVDGSILQQQGEATREALNLEKIPDNLKKAFIAIEDRRFEQHSGIDPQGIIRAAINNLRSQNVVEGGSTITQQLARILFLKQERTIWRKLKEVRLAQKLEQELTKDQILERYLNLVYLGSGAYGVADAAWVYFSKPVDQLTLAEAATIAGLAPAPSSYSPATNPTVAQQRRNLVLQRMQEEGFITAAQRQAASQQPIKLQSSLPKRLQLVAPYFSTYVLQELPKYVPSDVLANGGLIVETTLNPTWQKAAEAAVEKTLKNQGRWQNFTQASLVAIDPRNGEIQAMVGGKNFGKNQFNRVTQAKRQPGSTFKGFVYAAAIATGKSPNDSYLDAPFVVDDYEPKNYGETFRGSMSIRDALTRSVNVVAVKVLLDVGFEPIINVAHNMGIKSKLLPTYSLALGSNEVTLLELTSAYGTFATQGLYTEPHGIRRVLNRKGEVVWSADFQPKRAIDPTTVGIMTWMLRNVVEAGTGAAAQLGNRPVAGKTGTSDEARDLWFIGYIPQVVTGVWLGNDNNRPTSGSSGSAAYTWHEFMEVAVEGMPIEKFPPRPKLEGRKGSIKAKPIKPGKIINGSLKSDEKSGQQDTSSSRRRRSRLQQTDDNSNSSRRRRRYRRSQASNSSVVAAPPPTRRRTRTVESDASTPRNSGQSSTPASSPSPSWRERLRPRSSASE, via the coding sequence TATCGGCGTGTGTGGTTTTGGGCGGGGTTAAGTGTAGGGGGTGGGATCATTGCTGTTAGCTACTTTATTTCTACAATTGATCAGACACTACCCGATAAATCGGAACTGCAAGCCGTCATCCGAGAGCAAACATTAACTATCAAAGCTGTTGATGGCAGTATATTACAACAGCAAGGGGAAGCCACTAGAGAAGCCCTGAATTTAGAAAAGATACCAGATAACCTTAAAAAAGCTTTTATTGCGATTGAAGATAGAAGGTTTGAGCAACACAGTGGCATTGATCCCCAAGGCATTATTAGAGCAGCTATTAATAATTTGCGATCGCAAAATGTGGTAGAAGGTGGTAGTACAATCACCCAACAGTTAGCGCGGATTCTATTTTTAAAACAAGAACGCACCATCTGGCGAAAACTCAAAGAAGTCCGCCTGGCCCAGAAATTAGAACAAGAGTTAACTAAAGACCAAATTCTAGAGCGTTATTTAAATTTAGTGTATTTGGGATCAGGGGCTTATGGTGTAGCCGATGCAGCCTGGGTGTACTTCAGTAAACCCGTAGATCAACTGACATTGGCAGAAGCGGCGACAATTGCCGGACTCGCCCCTGCGCCTAGTTCCTATTCCCCAGCTACTAATCCCACAGTTGCCCAACAAAGACGGAATTTAGTCTTGCAAAGGATGCAAGAAGAAGGATTTATCACAGCTGCCCAAAGACAAGCCGCATCACAACAGCCAATCAAACTGCAATCTAGTTTACCTAAGCGATTACAATTAGTAGCCCCTTACTTTAGTACCTACGTTCTGCAAGAATTGCCGAAGTACGTTCCCTCGGATGTTCTGGCCAATGGGGGTTTAATTGTGGAAACGACTTTGAACCCAACTTGGCAAAAAGCAGCCGAAGCCGCAGTTGAGAAAACCTTGAAAAATCAAGGACGCTGGCAAAACTTCACACAAGCATCTTTGGTAGCCATCGACCCCCGCAACGGTGAAATTCAGGCAATGGTAGGGGGTAAAAACTTTGGCAAAAACCAATTTAATCGTGTCACCCAAGCCAAACGCCAACCGGGATCAACATTTAAAGGCTTTGTTTATGCTGCGGCGATCGCCACAGGTAAAAGCCCCAACGACAGCTATTTAGATGCGCCTTTTGTCGTCGATGACTACGAACCCAAAAACTACGGTGAAACCTTCCGGGGTTCTATGAGTATCCGTGATGCCCTCACCCGTTCTGTAAATGTGGTGGCAGTGAAAGTATTACTAGATGTAGGATTTGAACCCATCATTAACGTAGCCCATAATATGGGCATTAAATCTAAACTGCTACCGACTTACTCACTAGCTCTTGGTTCTAATGAGGTGACTTTACTAGAATTAACTAGCGCCTACGGTACTTTTGCCACCCAAGGACTATATACTGAACCTCATGGCATTCGCCGGGTTTTGAACCGCAAAGGTGAAGTGGTTTGGTCTGCTGATTTCCAACCCAAGCGAGCCATTGATCCTACTACTGTTGGCATCATGACTTGGATGCTACGCAATGTTGTCGAAGCTGGTACAGGTGCAGCCGCCCAATTAGGTAATCGACCAGTAGCCGGGAAAACAGGCACTTCCGATGAAGCCCGTGATTTGTGGTTTATTGGCTACATTCCCCAAGTAGTCACAGGGGTATGGTTGGGTAACGATAACAACCGCCCCACCTCTGGCAGTAGTGGTAGTGCCGCTTACACTTGGCATGAATTTATGGAAGTAGCAGTAGAAGGAATGCCCATAGAAAAGTTTCCCCCCAGACCTAAATTAGAAGGACGCAAAGGCAGCATCAAAGCTAAACCCATTAAGCCAGGAAAAATTATCAATGGTTCCCTGAAATCTGATGAAAAATCAGGACAACAGGACACCAGCTCATCGAGGCGGCGCAGAAGCAGGTTACAGCAAACAGATGATAACTCGAATTCATCCAGAAGACGGCGGCGTTATCGTCGTAGCCAAGCATCAAATTCTAGTGTTGTTGCAGCGCCTCCTCCCACACGACGGCGCACAAGAACAGTAGAATCAGATGCTTCCACCCCGCGCAATTCGGGACAGTCTTCAACTCCAGCCAGTTCCCCGTCACCTTCTTGGCGTGAGAGACTCAGACCCAGGTCATCTGCATCTGAATAA
- a CDS encoding DICT sensory domain-containing protein encodes MNDSLHKDLSVYQLAAGVEPPPQAIPLNPATLLSLVRSQIDLLIEQQINATFWVKLPPGKIWCQELLRYQSSIRQPINIYNCQIKAVAGENKDIAKLEEQQDININQYAHQIDVQLLPNNQLSREYFLLVLSPRFSSLIVAYQQIKQDKSNNLGKENTHKNLPLLTITTIDSRVIQRVLDGLKKETTSELNQIVPTDLICQNVCDPTLVSLLFAKQIQRQDEINRQIRNERIAKLQGLNQTLQKKEQQKDEYLNNVCQELRTPLTQMKTALSLLNSPNLKPQQRQRYLQMLNTQCDRQSTLITSLLDLVELEQTLEATNLELVKLSEIVPGVVSTYQPVAQEKGIMLAYTVPTDLPAVWCVNGGLRQIVIHLLHNSLKFTPNGGEVWVKAKMQGEYVQLEVRDTGIGIAESEIPRIFECFYRVRSGTSEEMSGAGLGLTIVQRLLWNCGGSITAKSRPDEGSTFTVQLVPEGKEPVVGGKR; translated from the coding sequence ATGAATGACTCCCTGCATAAAGATTTGTCCGTTTATCAGCTGGCTGCGGGAGTGGAACCACCCCCCCAAGCAATTCCGCTCAATCCGGCTACGTTATTATCACTGGTGAGATCACAAATAGATTTACTCATTGAGCAGCAAATTAATGCCACATTCTGGGTGAAACTCCCACCTGGGAAAATTTGGTGTCAAGAGTTATTGCGTTATCAGTCATCAATAAGACAGCCAATTAATATCTACAATTGTCAAATTAAGGCAGTGGCAGGGGAAAATAAGGATATAGCCAAGCTAGAAGAACAGCAGGATATTAATATCAACCAATATGCTCATCAGATTGATGTGCAACTACTACCAAACAATCAACTGAGTCGAGAATACTTTTTGCTAGTATTATCACCAAGGTTTAGTAGTTTAATAGTAGCCTATCAACAAATTAAGCAAGATAAAAGCAACAATTTGGGAAAAGAAAATACTCATAAAAATCTACCTTTATTGACTATTACAACTATTGATAGCAGAGTTATTCAAAGAGTATTAGATGGGTTAAAAAAAGAAACTACATCAGAATTAAATCAAATTGTACCAACCGATTTAATTTGCCAAAATGTCTGCGATCCAACATTGGTGAGTCTGCTGTTCGCCAAACAAATCCAGCGACAAGATGAAATCAATCGGCAAATTAGAAATGAACGGATAGCTAAGTTACAGGGACTAAATCAAACCCTGCAAAAAAAAGAGCAGCAGAAAGATGAATATCTCAACAATGTTTGTCAAGAACTGCGGACACCCCTGACGCAAATGAAAACAGCCCTGTCGTTATTGAATTCGCCTAATCTCAAACCTCAACAGCGACAACGCTATTTACAAATGCTCAATACTCAGTGCGATCGCCAAAGTACACTGATTACAAGTTTATTGGATTTAGTAGAACTGGAGCAGACATTAGAGGCTACTAACTTAGAATTAGTCAAACTTTCAGAGATCGTACCTGGAGTAGTCAGCACTTACCAACCCGTAGCCCAAGAGAAAGGCATCATGTTAGCCTACACCGTACCGACTGACTTACCTGCTGTTTGGTGCGTCAATGGTGGACTGAGGCAGATAGTCATTCATCTACTACACAACAGCCTCAAGTTTACCCCCAATGGTGGTGAGGTTTGGGTAAAAGCCAAAATGCAGGGTGAATATGTCCAACTAGAAGTTCGTGATACAGGTATTGGCATTGCCGAAAGTGAAATTCCCAGAATTTTTGAATGCTTTTATCGAGTGCGTTCAGGAACCAGTGAAGAAATGAGTGGCGCTGGTTTGGGATTAACAATCGTGCAACGCCTGTTGTGGAATTGTGGTGGTTCGATTACCGCTAAAAGCAGGCCCGATGAGGGATCTACTTTTACAGTACAGCTAGTACCAGAAGGGAAAGAGCCAGTAGTAGGGGGGAAAAGGTAG
- a CDS encoding SMI1/KNR4 family protein, translating into MDYNNIQLMNEDLVRVTADEVTQLEQVLNTRMPRGYKEYVTTLGIGILNDTVRVYSPMRIQQEYRDFQNRWSESYFWDKGTDLLTKDRVLESIIIADTGNGDELIFHPSAPDRLYVLPIDYEEIFLTGGSLDEAIEWILEGGVLDSNEDDEDEEEIERPEGWYFEPFPSDVMG; encoded by the coding sequence ATGGACTACAACAATATTCAATTGATGAATGAAGACTTAGTTCGCGTAACGGCTGACGAAGTGACCCAGTTGGAACAGGTGCTTAATACACGGATGCCCAGAGGTTACAAAGAGTATGTAACCACATTGGGAATCGGAATCCTCAATGACACGGTTCGTGTTTACAGCCCGATGCGTATTCAACAGGAATACCGCGATTTTCAGAATCGGTGGAGTGAGTCTTACTTCTGGGACAAAGGAACAGACCTCTTGACCAAAGACCGAGTTTTAGAGTCCATCATCATCGCAGATACAGGGAACGGGGATGAGCTGATTTTTCATCCGTCCGCACCTGACAGATTGTATGTACTGCCGATTGACTACGAAGAGATTTTCCTGACTGGAGGCAGCTTGGATGAAGCAATCGAGTGGATACTAGAGGGAGGGGTACTTGATTCCAACGAGGATGACGAAGACGAAGAGGAGATTGAAAGGCCTGAAGGATGGTATTTCGAGCCTTTTCCGAGTGATGTGATGGGCTAA